One stretch of bacterium DNA includes these proteins:
- a CDS encoding aspartate/glutamate racemase family protein, translating into MAIVKGGRTVYGHDIGILMLDTTCPRPVGDVGNARTWPFPVLYKVVQGADTSRIMGSEPDPTLLAPFIEGAQELEAMGVKAITTSCGFLSVFQREMQARVGVPMITSALLQVPLAARLVGPGRKVGILTERPHLTDRHFLGMGWLPEEYDIVVSSMPDDAVFPQVYIDQAVVADAGVLEAELVALARRQVDEHSEVGAIVLECTNFVPWGKAMRQATGRPIFDLYSLVTSVHQSVVGRGLGSVV; encoded by the coding sequence ATGGCGATCGTGAAGGGCGGCCGCACCGTCTACGGGCACGACATCGGGATCCTCATGCTCGACACGACGTGCCCCAGGCCGGTAGGCGATGTGGGAAACGCCCGGACCTGGCCTTTCCCGGTGCTCTACAAGGTCGTGCAGGGCGCGGACACCAGCCGGATCATGGGCTCGGAGCCCGATCCGACCCTCCTGGCTCCATTTATAGAGGGGGCTCAGGAGTTGGAGGCGATGGGTGTGAAGGCGATCACGACCAGTTGCGGGTTCCTGTCGGTCTTCCAACGGGAGATGCAGGCTCGAGTCGGCGTTCCCATGATCACCTCGGCGCTACTCCAGGTGCCCCTGGCGGCCCGGCTGGTAGGACCGGGTCGCAAGGTGGGGATCCTCACCGAACGGCCGCACTTGACGGATCGCCACTTCCTCGGGATGGGATGGTTGCCTGAGGAGTACGACATCGTGGTCAGTTCGATGCCGGATGATGCGGTCTTCCCACAGGTTTACATCGACCAAGCCGTGGTTGCCGATGCCGGCGTCCTGGAGGCCGAACTGGTGGCGTTGGCACGCCGCCAGGTGGACGAGCATTCCGAAGTGGGCGCCATCGTGCTCGAGTGCACCAACTTCGTCCCTTGGGGAAAGGCCATGAGGCAAGCAACCGGACGGCCGATCTTCGACCTTTACTCCCTGGTTACCTCGGTCCATCAGTCCGTGGTGGGAAGGGGTCTCGGTAGCGTGGTCTGA
- a CDS encoding Ldh family oxidoreductase — protein sequence MNPTVRVSPEQVRSMALPLLRAIGMPPEDAAITADAMVWNELRGAPGHGLGRIFQILERSRAGGLSLAVDWTPLRETSGTALLDACDGWGVVAGTRAMGIAVDKARDAGVGAVVVRNSDVTSAMGYYPYVAVMAGMVGLAITNSVPLMPPWGGTEVLLGNQAFAIGAPTRDHPPLIFDSSSSAYNMGKMRSAAAHGEKLPPGVALDDTGEETDDAAAALEALRLLPMGGHRGGGLATMWEVLTGILAGRRSTTEVVGMQELDRTAGVSLYVQAVDPKAFLSYEEFLARVDRLIDQIHANPPRSGVDRVRVPGESKAGFESEYRARGVPVPADLLERLRALCGDFGLAWPW from the coding sequence ATGAACCCGACCGTCCGCGTCTCCCCCGAGCAGGTCCGTAGCATGGCGTTACCGCTGCTCCGAGCGATCGGGATGCCGCCCGAAGATGCCGCCATCACCGCCGACGCGATGGTATGGAACGAGCTGCGCGGCGCGCCGGGGCATGGCCTCGGCCGGATCTTCCAGATTCTGGAGAGGTCCCGGGCCGGAGGGCTGAGCCTGGCTGTGGACTGGACACCGTTGCGGGAGACAAGCGGAACCGCCTTGCTCGACGCCTGCGACGGGTGGGGAGTGGTCGCAGGAACCAGAGCCATGGGGATCGCTGTTGACAAGGCCCGTGATGCCGGAGTCGGCGCCGTGGTGGTACGCAACAGCGATGTCACCTCGGCGATGGGCTACTACCCCTACGTAGCGGTCATGGCCGGGATGGTCGGCCTCGCTATCACCAACTCGGTCCCGCTCATGCCCCCATGGGGAGGAACCGAGGTACTTCTCGGCAACCAGGCCTTCGCTATCGGTGCGCCGACGCGCGACCATCCGCCGCTGATCTTCGACTCGTCCTCCAGCGCCTACAACATGGGGAAGATGCGTAGCGCCGCGGCCCACGGCGAGAAGCTGCCACCGGGCGTGGCTCTCGACGACACGGGAGAGGAAACGGACGACGCGGCGGCCGCTCTCGAGGCGTTGCGCCTCCTACCCATGGGCGGCCACCGGGGCGGGGGCCTGGCCACCATGTGGGAGGTTCTGACCGGGATCCTCGCCGGTCGCCGGTCCACCACCGAGGTCGTCGGCATGCAGGAGCTGGACAGGACGGCGGGGGTGAGCCTGTACGTCCAGGCGGTGGACCCCAAGGCCTTCCTGTCCTACGAAGAGTTCCTGGCCCGAGTCGACCGTCTCATCGACCAGATCCACGCCAACCCGCCTCGCTCGGGTGTCGACCGGGTGAGAGTGCCGGGCGAGAGCAAGGCCGGCTTCGAATCCGAGTACCGGGCGCGAGGCGTACCGGTCCCTGCCGACCTCTTGGAACGGCTGCGGGCACTCTGCGGCGACTTCGGCCTGGCATGGCCGTGGTGA
- a CDS encoding Ldh family oxidoreductase, giving the protein MSTRDRSSAAQETGIVEASDLRAFTAAVLAAHSMPAADAALTADAMVWADLRGRYAHGASSKLPQCVARIRAGGTSPSGNLPVLGETGATFVLDGRNAWGQVAASRAMMRAVAKARSVGFAVGVVRDCSSAAAMGYYPLLAVAEGMIGMAFTNGPPLIPPTGGTTKLLGNQAHAIGCPADRHYPIVYDAATTAMSTSEMDLVHDRGELLPPGVLFTADGRPTRDPSIWVDGLLAPAGGHRGYGLSLMLEILTGVLAGGARFAPDVGHPFLGGEPQGVALFVAAIDPEHSIGHEELTRRADALIERLHASEAAPGTERIYVPGERSFILAGQRERDGIPMPTERLEDLRRVGSGLDITLTWR; this is encoded by the coding sequence GTGAGCACGCGAGACCGGTCTTCCGCCGCACAGGAGACGGGCATTGTCGAAGCGAGCGACCTGCGAGCCTTCACCGCCGCGGTCCTGGCGGCCCACAGCATGCCGGCTGCCGACGCCGCCCTCACGGCCGACGCCATGGTATGGGCCGACCTGAGGGGAAGGTATGCGCACGGGGCCAGCAGCAAGCTGCCCCAGTGCGTCGCTCGTATCCGGGCCGGCGGTACGTCCCCTTCCGGCAACCTGCCGGTACTCGGGGAGACTGGCGCCACCTTCGTGCTCGACGGACGCAACGCATGGGGCCAGGTAGCGGCCTCGAGAGCGATGATGCGCGCCGTGGCCAAGGCTCGGTCGGTCGGCTTCGCCGTTGGTGTGGTCCGGGATTGCAGTTCCGCGGCCGCGATGGGTTATTACCCCCTGCTGGCGGTGGCGGAAGGCATGATCGGGATGGCCTTCACCAACGGACCTCCGCTCATCCCTCCCACGGGCGGGACCACCAAGCTGCTGGGGAATCAGGCACACGCCATAGGCTGCCCGGCCGACCGCCACTACCCGATCGTTTACGACGCGGCGACCACCGCCATGTCCACCTCGGAGATGGATCTCGTTCATGACCGCGGTGAACTCCTCCCGCCAGGTGTCCTCTTCACCGCGGACGGACGGCCGACCAGAGATCCCTCGATCTGGGTGGACGGCCTACTCGCTCCGGCGGGGGGACACCGGGGCTACGGGCTGTCACTGATGCTCGAGATACTCACCGGCGTCCTGGCAGGAGGCGCGAGGTTCGCTCCGGACGTGGGCCATCCGTTCCTGGGCGGTGAGCCCCAAGGCGTCGCCCTGTTCGTGGCGGCGATCGATCCGGAGCATTCGATCGGACACGAGGAGTTGACACGACGGGCCGACGCGCTGATCGAACGGCTGCATGCCTCAGAGGCCGCTCCCGGCACAGAGAGGATCTACGTACCGGGCGAGCGGAGCTTCATTCTGGCTGGGCAGCGGGAGCGGGACGGCATCCCGATGCCGACCGAGAGGCTCGAGGACCTCCGCCGGGTCGGTTCGGGCCTAGACATTACGCTGACCTGGCGCTAG
- a CDS encoding class I SAM-dependent methyltransferase → MSSSNAFIDPGLYEYILSTTLRDDPLLSDLREETARMSEGGMQISADQGQFMAMLVKLIGASRAIEVGVFTGYSSLSVARALSDDGRLVACDVSVEYTDIARRYWERAGVADKIDLRIGPAVDTLDGLISGGETGTFDFAFIDADKGNYPRYYDRCLQLLRSGGLVLVDNALWGGRVADPERTDDTTAVIRELNGKAARDTRVEVSLLPIGDGILLARKL, encoded by the coding sequence ATGAGCAGTAGCAACGCGTTTATCGATCCGGGGCTCTACGAGTACATCCTGTCGACCACTCTCCGGGACGATCCGCTGCTCTCCGACCTGCGGGAGGAGACTGCGCGGATGTCGGAGGGAGGCATGCAGATCTCCGCTGATCAGGGCCAGTTCATGGCGATGCTCGTGAAGCTGATCGGAGCGAGCCGGGCCATAGAGGTGGGGGTCTTCACCGGGTACAGCAGCCTGTCCGTCGCCCGGGCGCTCTCGGATGACGGACGGCTGGTGGCTTGCGACGTCAGCGTCGAGTACACCGACATCGCCCGGCGCTATTGGGAAAGGGCCGGAGTGGCGGACAAGATCGACCTCCGGATAGGACCCGCTGTCGACACGCTCGACGGGCTGATCAGCGGAGGTGAAACCGGGACCTTCGACTTCGCCTTCATCGACGCCGACAAGGGCAACTACCCCCGCTACTACGACCGCTGCTTGCAGCTCCTGAGGAGTGGGGGTCTCGTGCTCGTCGACAACGCCCTCTGGGGAGGCCGGGTAGCGGACCCGGAGCGGACCGATGACACAACGGCCGTGATCCGTGAACTGAACGGCAAGGCTGCCCGGGACACCCGGGTCGAGGTGTCGCTCCTACCGATCGGCGATGGGATCCTCCTTGCGCGCAAGCTTTGA
- a CDS encoding CPBP family intramembrane metalloprotease encodes MPSIISTGRLLRDNLTRDRRQVVVVLVVSALSLTFLNFGATNPAWVVAVLETLGAGGWAERARGAFEGSDSAQLNRLIFWGGAQILAYTLLPVAAIKLVLKDRIRNYGLRMKGIGSHGGTYVILLALSIPFVVLASFTPAFQAKYPFYDLAPGEGLWPAMALWWVVYGLQFVALEFFFRGFMVHGLSARFGYLSVFVMMVPYNMLHYSKPVAEALAAILGGIILGSLALRSRSIWWGVGVHVGVAATMDMAALAHKGFLW; translated from the coding sequence ATGCCTTCGATCATCTCCACGGGCCGCCTCCTGCGCGACAACCTCACCAGAGACCGGCGCCAGGTGGTGGTGGTGCTGGTCGTGTCGGCGCTCAGCCTGACCTTTCTCAACTTCGGGGCAACCAACCCGGCCTGGGTGGTGGCCGTGCTGGAGACGCTGGGGGCAGGCGGGTGGGCCGAGCGGGCTCGGGGTGCCTTCGAGGGATCGGACTCCGCCCAGCTCAACCGGTTGATCTTCTGGGGCGGTGCGCAGATCCTGGCGTACACCCTTCTCCCCGTTGCGGCCATCAAGCTGGTCCTAAAGGACCGTATCCGGAACTACGGGCTGCGGATGAAGGGCATCGGGTCGCACGGCGGCACCTACGTGATCCTGCTGGCGCTGTCGATCCCCTTCGTGGTGCTCGCCTCCTTCACGCCGGCATTCCAGGCCAAGTACCCGTTCTACGACCTGGCCCCCGGCGAAGGGCTGTGGCCCGCAATGGCGCTGTGGTGGGTTGTCTACGGGTTGCAGTTCGTGGCGCTCGAGTTCTTCTTCCGCGGCTTCATGGTGCACGGTCTCAGCGCCCGCTTCGGCTACCTGTCGGTGTTCGTGATGATGGTCCCGTACAACATGCTCCACTACAGCAAACCGGTTGCCGAGGCACTGGCGGCAATCCTGGGAGGGATCATCCTCGGATCGCTGGCGTTGCGGAGCCGCTCCATCTGGTGGGGGGTCGGCGTGCACGTCGGGGTAGCGGCCACCATGGACATGGCCGCCCTTGCCCATAAGGGCTTCCTGTGGTGA
- a CDS encoding MmgE/PrpD family protein has product MGTGAPGRGQPERSGRDFAPVPYPTQTERLAAHVVGLRYEAIPRPVVDKMKEHIVHHLGLALRGLSTQEGRQAVRIAESFGHEGSATIIGRRSRTAPMEAAFANTTLMRSDFLDDVLFPAGVHAALVTLPPALAVAEERRRSGRELLTALIAAYDVIGKLGNPAGMASARAPRRPTIPFGPFGGAAAVARLLGLSEHRTAHALGYAAHSGMGLSEGDFVTHYYGLVARNGLMAALAADHGGQAALAVMEGRFGFWNTFFTAVPASLDDSLDTLGTDFEIMNATTKRYPGTGLNIVPIELTARLVHDHALAAANTRSVTLFLPAEREHFVTGHMHPPFRSEAAARSSSVLAIATVLATGRLDPELVMDYTRPDLIELCDRINVVLEKGHPIRYARVEIDTSDGRHLVAEGHDHAFDPTDWLDWLTVGGTDVLGSDVLAELVAAMDRLEDIDNVADLTVLLRPRYRDPFPPRTDGPR; this is encoded by the coding sequence ATGGGGACGGGCGCGCCGGGCCGAGGCCAACCGGAGAGAAGCGGCCGCGACTTCGCACCGGTGCCCTACCCCACCCAGACCGAGCGGCTCGCCGCCCATGTGGTCGGGCTCCGCTACGAGGCCATTCCCCGGCCGGTCGTGGACAAGATGAAGGAGCACATCGTTCATCACCTCGGGCTCGCCCTGCGGGGTCTGAGCACTCAGGAGGGCCGGCAGGCGGTCAGGATCGCCGAGTCGTTCGGCCACGAGGGGTCTGCCACGATCATCGGAAGGCGAAGCCGGACGGCTCCGATGGAGGCGGCCTTCGCCAACACGACCCTGATGCGCTCCGACTTCCTCGACGACGTGCTCTTCCCGGCCGGTGTTCACGCCGCCCTCGTGACCCTCCCCCCGGCGCTCGCGGTCGCAGAGGAACGGCGCCGATCCGGCAGGGAGTTGCTCACCGCCCTCATCGCGGCCTACGACGTGATCGGCAAGCTGGGAAACCCCGCCGGGATGGCTTCGGCCAGGGCGCCGAGAAGGCCGACCATCCCCTTCGGGCCGTTCGGGGGCGCCGCCGCCGTGGCCCGCCTGCTCGGACTGTCAGAACACCGGACCGCGCACGCGCTCGGCTACGCGGCGCATTCCGGCATGGGTCTGAGCGAGGGCGATTTCGTGACCCACTACTACGGCCTGGTGGCCCGCAACGGGCTGATGGCCGCTCTGGCTGCAGACCATGGCGGCCAAGCGGCTTTGGCGGTAATGGAGGGGCGGTTCGGGTTCTGGAACACGTTCTTCACGGCAGTACCGGCCTCCCTGGACGACTCGCTCGACACCCTCGGCACGGACTTCGAGATCATGAACGCCACCACTAAGCGTTACCCCGGTACGGGGCTGAACATCGTGCCGATCGAATTGACCGCCAGGCTGGTCCACGACCACGCCTTGGCTGCCGCGAACACCCGCTCCGTGACGCTGTTCCTACCCGCGGAGCGGGAGCACTTCGTCACCGGTCACATGCATCCACCCTTCCGGAGCGAGGCGGCGGCCCGCAGCTCGTCGGTGCTGGCCATCGCCACCGTCCTCGCGACCGGACGGCTGGACCCCGAACTCGTCATGGACTACACGCGCCCTGATCTGATAGAGCTCTGCGACCGGATCAACGTGGTGCTCGAGAAGGGCCATCCCATCCGCTACGCACGGGTCGAAATCGATACCAGTGACGGACGGCATCTGGTAGCAGAGGGACACGACCATGCCTTCGATCCCACCGATTGGCTCGACTGGCTGACGGTCGGCGGAACGGATGTCCTCGGATCCGATGTGCTTGCGGAGCTGGTTGCGGCGATGGACCGACTCGAGGACATCGACAACGTGGCCGATCTGACCGTCTTGCTCAGACCACGCTACCGAGACCCCTTCCCACCACGGACTGATGGACCGAGGTAA
- a CDS encoding aconitase X catalytic domain-containing protein yields MKLTYEDLQMLDGKQGEARRRAMEGLVQLGEAFGAEDMVSIGYAHVHPGMAMYAQDVELLEELVDLGAQVVVPTTANVTNVDTENWRQTGAPESLARVHMRGVRAHKALGCVSAMTCTPYWAGHWPTWNMHMTSIESGVTVFCNSVLGARSNRDGFFSVYAALTGRYPRFGYHLDQNRVGTHLVTVEASLHNTTDFSCLGYHLGPLVGTGVPVFTGFARPPTLDELDALGAGLATTGGVSMFIVPGVTPPYSSPEQAMAGAPAPVELRVGGSDIDRVYASFSSAPPGSRVDFVHIGCPHASFQEMKEYAALLSGRTVHPDVEMWITTSGAVKAMSAREGLIRTLTDAGARVITDTCPMSCHFALTTSPDPGIVLPEPRIRRMVVDSAKQAKYTRDMIRCQTLLTTTAAAVATATSGRLVARGGSPG; encoded by the coding sequence GTGAAGCTGACGTACGAAGACCTCCAGATGCTGGACGGGAAGCAGGGAGAAGCCCGGCGCCGGGCGATGGAGGGACTCGTCCAGTTGGGGGAGGCCTTCGGAGCCGAGGACATGGTCTCGATCGGATACGCCCACGTGCATCCGGGCATGGCCATGTACGCGCAGGACGTCGAGTTGCTCGAGGAGTTGGTGGACCTGGGAGCACAGGTGGTGGTCCCGACCACCGCCAACGTCACCAACGTCGACACGGAGAACTGGCGGCAGACGGGAGCTCCCGAGTCGCTGGCCCGGGTCCACATGCGAGGGGTACGAGCCCACAAGGCACTCGGGTGCGTGAGCGCGATGACCTGCACTCCCTACTGGGCCGGGCACTGGCCGACCTGGAACATGCACATGACCTCGATCGAGTCGGGGGTGACGGTGTTCTGTAACTCGGTGCTGGGCGCCAGGTCGAACCGGGACGGCTTCTTCAGCGTCTACGCAGCCTTGACCGGTCGTTACCCCCGCTTCGGCTACCACCTCGACCAGAACCGGGTTGGCACCCACCTGGTGACGGTCGAGGCGTCGCTGCACAACACCACCGACTTCAGCTGCCTGGGATATCACCTGGGGCCGCTCGTGGGTACCGGCGTTCCGGTGTTCACCGGCTTCGCGAGACCCCCGACGCTCGACGAACTGGACGCTTTGGGAGCGGGTCTCGCCACGACGGGTGGGGTGTCCATGTTCATCGTCCCCGGGGTCACACCTCCCTACAGTTCGCCGGAGCAGGCGATGGCGGGTGCGCCCGCGCCGGTCGAGCTACGTGTCGGGGGTTCCGATATCGACCGGGTGTACGCCTCCTTTTCCTCGGCTCCTCCCGGGTCCCGGGTCGACTTCGTCCACATCGGCTGTCCCCACGCCTCCTTCCAGGAGATGAAGGAGTACGCCGCTCTGCTCTCCGGGCGAACGGTCCACCCCGACGTCGAGATGTGGATCACGACGAGCGGCGCTGTCAAGGCCATGAGCGCCAGGGAAGGCCTGATCCGCACGCTCACGGACGCCGGCGCCAGGGTCATCACGGACACGTGCCCGATGTCGTGCCACTTCGCGCTGACCACCTCGCCGGACCCCGGCATCGTGCTTCCCGAGCCGCGTATCAGGAGGATGGTCGTGGACTCCGCCAAGCAGGCCAAGTACACGCGCGACATGATCAGGTGCCAGACCCTGCTGACCACGACGGCCGCCGCGGTCGCGACCGCCACCTCCGGGCGGTTGGTGGCGAGAGGAGGCTCCCCGGGATGA
- a CDS encoding Ldh family oxidoreductase, translating to MSDTAGPTPQGAVLVAADRLKDYTVRVFRALGMPEDDAGLMGDHITWAHAHGHAWLGAPKIIQYGTRIRTGASSPIDRTVVVSETGAYTLLDARDAFSQIAGVRAMELAIRKAGEIGAAVSVVRNTTSAGSLGYFALLAAERGMIGMANNNAPALMPPWGGTTKLMGNQAFAVASPAGRHDPVLLDMALSEMTLVRYHEYEERGEQLPEGVALDATGRPTTDPTEALKGMMVPMGGHRGYGLAVMWEVLTGVLSGSLRFLDEVTMPGVFDRPQAVSMFFLAINPEMSMPYEEFVDRVDSLVDRMHSSQPARGGERVYVPGERSAGVARERMRDGIPMPPSLVADLAGFGAEIGVPWE from the coding sequence TTGAGCGACACAGCCGGCCCGACCCCGCAAGGCGCCGTCCTCGTGGCGGCTGACCGCCTGAAGGACTACACCGTGCGGGTGTTCCGGGCCCTGGGCATGCCGGAGGACGATGCCGGGCTGATGGGCGACCACATCACGTGGGCCCACGCTCATGGTCACGCCTGGCTGGGCGCACCCAAGATCATCCAGTACGGAACGAGGATCAGGACCGGTGCGTCGTCGCCGATCGACAGGACGGTCGTCGTGTCGGAGACCGGCGCCTACACGCTGCTCGACGCCCGCGACGCCTTCAGCCAGATCGCCGGCGTCCGGGCCATGGAACTCGCTATCCGCAAAGCCGGGGAGATCGGCGCTGCGGTCTCGGTGGTGCGCAATACGACTTCCGCAGGATCCCTCGGGTACTTCGCCCTTCTGGCAGCCGAGCGCGGCATGATCGGCATGGCCAACAACAACGCACCCGCTCTGATGCCGCCGTGGGGGGGAACGACCAAGCTGATGGGCAACCAGGCCTTCGCTGTCGCCAGCCCGGCCGGCCGCCACGACCCGGTGCTCCTCGACATGGCCCTGTCCGAGATGACCCTCGTCCGCTACCACGAGTACGAGGAGCGAGGCGAGCAGCTGCCCGAAGGCGTCGCGCTCGATGCGACGGGCCGTCCCACCACCGACCCCACCGAGGCTCTGAAGGGGATGATGGTTCCGATGGGTGGGCACAGAGGCTACGGTCTGGCGGTGATGTGGGAGGTGCTCACCGGGGTCCTTTCGGGCTCGCTGCGCTTCCTTGACGAAGTCACCATGCCAGGAGTGTTCGACCGCCCGCAGGCGGTGAGCATGTTCTTCCTCGCCATCAACCCGGAGATGTCGATGCCCTACGAGGAGTTCGTCGATCGGGTCGACAGCCTGGTGGACAGGATGCACTCGTCCCAGCCGGCCCGCGGCGGCGAACGGGTCTACGTGCCGGGTGAGCGGAGCGCGGGAGTCGCCAGGGAGCGCATGCGGGACGGAATCCCCATGCCGCCCTCCCTGGTGGCCGACCTCGCCGGCTTCGGCGCCGAGATAGGAGTCCCATGGGAATGA
- a CDS encoding DUF126 domain-containing protein, translated as MSDQYRIAARGVVRGKASGPALVSSEGISFLGDLDIGTGRVVNRTHQIEGHRVAGTVLVLPHSVGSAGAWRFLYQMQVHGTHPVAIVQNSLPDSSLVQGAILGGIPIVCEPEVDVTTTIRSGDMVDVDGDAGLVTVRPAVSAERP; from the coding sequence ATGAGCGATCAGTACCGCATAGCGGCCCGAGGCGTGGTCCGCGGCAAGGCTTCAGGACCGGCCCTCGTCTCGAGTGAGGGCATCTCCTTCCTCGGGGACCTCGACATCGGGACAGGCCGGGTCGTGAACCGGACGCACCAGATCGAGGGGCACCGAGTGGCCGGGACCGTTCTGGTCCTCCCGCACAGCGTGGGCTCGGCCGGGGCATGGCGCTTCCTGTACCAGATGCAGGTTCACGGGACCCACCCGGTTGCGATCGTCCAGAACTCGCTACCCGACTCCTCGCTGGTCCAGGGCGCCATCCTGGGCGGGATACCGATCGTCTGCGAGCCCGAGGTGGACGTGACGACCACGATCCGTTCGGGGGACATGGTCGACGTGGATGGAGACGCCGGACTGGTGACCGTGCGGCCGGCAGTTTCGGCGGAGCGTCCATGA
- a CDS encoding aspartate/glutamate racemase family protein, translating to MIAGGRTVYGLELGVLMLDTVFPRLVGDVGNAATWPFPVRYRIVPGATSRRVVQQPDDALLDLFIDGARSLERDGVRMITTSCGFLALYQKEVAAAVSVPFLSSSLLQVPHASRLVGPERKVGILTMSRDDLTEAHYEGVGWSSTDHPVAVSSFAPGAAFWETYLVGRETVDPHELETELLELGNDLLARSPDVGALVLECTNFAPFAPALRQKLGVPVFDLATLVFQTHMAMTGIDFQERR from the coding sequence ATGATCGCCGGGGGACGCACCGTATACGGGCTCGAGCTCGGCGTGCTGATGCTGGATACGGTGTTCCCGCGGTTGGTCGGGGACGTGGGCAATGCCGCCACCTGGCCGTTTCCGGTCCGGTACCGGATCGTCCCGGGTGCGACCTCCCGCCGCGTCGTACAGCAACCGGACGATGCCCTGCTCGACCTGTTCATCGACGGCGCCAGGAGCCTGGAGCGGGACGGCGTGCGCATGATCACCACCAGCTGCGGGTTCCTAGCCCTCTACCAGAAGGAGGTGGCGGCTGCCGTCTCCGTCCCGTTCCTATCATCTTCCCTGCTTCAGGTGCCCCATGCCTCCCGGCTCGTGGGACCCGAACGGAAGGTCGGGATCCTCACGATGAGCCGCGACGACCTGACCGAGGCCCACTACGAGGGGGTCGGATGGTCCTCGACCGACCATCCGGTGGCGGTGTCCTCCTTCGCCCCCGGCGCAGCGTTCTGGGAGACCTATCTGGTAGGCCGGGAGACGGTCGATCCGCACGAACTCGAGACGGAATTGCTCGAACTCGGCAACGACCTGCTCGCCCGTTCTCCGGACGTGGGCGCGCTGGTGCTCGAATGCACCAATTTCGCTCCGTTCGCCCCCGCCCTCCGCCAGAAGCTCGGCGTGCCCGTGTTCGACCTGGCAACGCTGGTGTTCCAGACCCACATGGCGATGACGGGTATCGACTTCCAGGAACGCCGTTGA